One genomic window of Sphingopyxis sp. OPL5 includes the following:
- a CDS encoding outer membrane protein — MKTLSLLAATAAVAAMATPAFAQSGRDTSQDFNGPYVGVTGGYTVQPNDGRETFVFDTNQDGTYGENVNTSGGANAFSPGFCGGSPTGTANGNCRNDKDGFEYFGKLGYDRRMGNIVIGAVLEGGRSEAKDSVSGFSTTPAAYRFSRSADYQANARLRAGYTPGGGVLFYATGGGAYAKLDNRFSTTNSVNSFADNGRTNGWGYVAGGGAEAMLTKNVSLGLEYLYTDIQDDDFVVNVGPGTAAATNPFLQNGPGTDIKRSDDHFRTHSVRASLNFRF; from the coding sequence ATGAAAACCCTCTCTCTCCTCGCCGCCACGGCGGCCGTGGCCGCAATGGCGACCCCGGCGTTCGCTCAAAGCGGTCGCGACACCTCGCAGGATTTCAACGGTCCCTATGTCGGCGTCACCGGCGGTTATACCGTTCAGCCGAACGATGGTCGCGAAACCTTCGTCTTCGACACCAACCAGGACGGCACCTATGGCGAAAATGTCAATACGTCGGGCGGCGCCAACGCCTTTTCGCCCGGATTCTGCGGCGGCTCGCCGACCGGCACGGCAAACGGCAATTGCCGGAACGACAAGGACGGTTTCGAATATTTCGGCAAGCTTGGTTATGACCGGCGCATGGGCAATATCGTGATCGGTGCGGTCCTCGAAGGTGGACGTAGCGAAGCCAAGGACAGCGTGTCGGGCTTCTCGACGACCCCCGCTGCCTATCGCTTCTCGCGCTCGGCCGACTACCAGGCCAATGCGCGGCTGCGTGCCGGCTATACCCCCGGCGGCGGCGTGCTGTTCTATGCGACCGGCGGCGGCGCCTATGCCAAGCTCGACAATCGCTTTTCGACGACGAACAGCGTGAACAGCTTCGCCGACAACGGCCGCACCAACGGCTGGGGCTATGTCGCGGGCGGCGGTGCCGAGGCGATGCTGACCAAGAATGTCTCGCTCGGCCTCGAATATCTCTACACCGACATCCAGGACGATGATTTTGTCGTCAATGTCGGGCCGGGAACCGCGGCGGCGACCAATCCGTTCCTGCAGAACGGTCCGGGTACCGACATCAAGCGCAGCGACGACCATTTCCGGACGCATAGCGTGCGTGCGAGTTTGAACTTCCGCTTCTAA
- the apaG gene encoding Co2+/Mg2+ efflux protein ApaG, with amino-acid sequence MIDSFFPYAETTGAVTVRVAVSYLPEQSHPSLGRWFWAYHVRIENHGDTAVQLINRHWRIVDGRGQVSEVEGEGVVGEQPIIQPGGAFDYVSGCPLPTPEGSMIGSYDMEGADGGHMLIAIPQFALKMPATAP; translated from the coding sequence ATGATCGACTCCTTCTTTCCCTATGCGGAAACGACCGGCGCGGTGACGGTGCGGGTGGCGGTCAGCTATCTGCCCGAACAGTCGCACCCGTCGCTGGGGCGCTGGTTCTGGGCCTATCATGTCCGCATCGAAAACCATGGGGACACCGCCGTGCAACTGATCAACCGCCATTGGCGCATCGTCGACGGGCGCGGACAGGTCAGCGAGGTCGAGGGCGAAGGCGTGGTCGGCGAGCAGCCGATCATCCAGCCGGGCGGTGCGTTCGACTATGTTTCGGGATGCCCGTTGCCGACCCCGGAGGGATCGATGATCGGCAGTTACGACATGGAGGGCGCCGACGGCGGACATATGCTGATCGCGATCCCCCAATTCGCCCTGAAGATGCCTGCGACCGCCCCATGA
- a CDS encoding Yip1 family protein: MNETPFGEPIPPGTPAAGIVQRAKDIILKPSETWAAIDTEPATTQSIYMPYVLVLAAIGPVAQFIGGQVFGIGILGMTFRPPLVGALVSSILSYGMTLATTFVLALIIDGLAPNFGGQKNQIQALKVAAYSATAAWLAGIFGIVPSLAVLGIVGLYSLYLLYLGLPILMKVPQDKAVGYTVVVVIAAIALFLVVGLVVGLIAAPLIAPTIVAPTL, translated from the coding sequence ATGAACGAAACACCTTTTGGCGAACCCATCCCCCCCGGCACGCCGGCCGCGGGAATCGTCCAGCGTGCCAAGGACATCATCCTGAAGCCGAGCGAGACCTGGGCCGCGATCGACACCGAGCCGGCGACCACCCAGTCGATCTATATGCCCTATGTGCTGGTCCTCGCTGCGATCGGTCCGGTCGCGCAGTTCATCGGCGGACAGGTGTTCGGCATCGGCATTTTGGGCATGACCTTTCGCCCGCCGCTCGTCGGCGCGCTGGTGTCGTCCATCCTGTCCTATGGCATGACGCTTGCGACCACGTTCGTGCTGGCGCTGATCATCGACGGGCTGGCGCCCAATTTCGGCGGCCAGAAGAACCAGATCCAGGCGTTGAAGGTTGCGGCTTATTCGGCCACGGCCGCCTGGCTCGCCGGAATCTTCGGCATTGTGCCGTCGCTGGCGGTCCTGGGGATCGTGGGGCTTTACAGCCTGTATCTGCTCTATCTGGGCCTGCCGATCCTGATGAAGGTGCCGCAGGATAAGGCGGTCGGCTATACGGTCGTCGTGGTGATCGCCGCGATCGCGCTGTTCCTGGTGGTCGGGCTGGTCGTCGGGCTGATCGCCGCGCCGCTCATCGCCCCGACGATCGTCGCACCAACGCTCTGA
- a CDS encoding PaaI family thioesterase: MRPFEQDFDFARALGMKMIERGDGRCTMAIDINAKQHFSPQRAAHGGVAYSLADSAMGGALTSLLPDDYWCATLEIKFNYHVRVGEGRLTCEAAVLHRGKRIANIEARLYQDERLVSSANGSFAIFPAPGARS; this comes from the coding sequence TTGAGGCCGTTCGAGCAGGATTTCGATTTCGCGCGCGCGCTCGGCATGAAAATGATCGAGCGCGGCGACGGGCGCTGCACGATGGCGATCGACATCAATGCAAAGCAGCATTTCAGCCCGCAACGCGCGGCGCACGGCGGCGTCGCCTATAGTCTCGCGGATTCGGCGATGGGCGGAGCGCTGACCAGCCTCCTGCCCGACGATTATTGGTGTGCGACGCTCGAGATCAAGTTCAACTATCATGTTCGGGTCGGCGAAGGCAGGCTGACCTGCGAGGCTGCGGTACTCCACCGCGGCAAGCGCATCGCCAACATCGAAGCGCGCCTCTACCAGGACGAGCGTCTGGTCAGCAGCGCCAACGGCAGCTTCGCGATTTTTCCGGCGCCTGGCGCCCGATCGTAA
- a CDS encoding serine hydrolase encodes MKPMLTALLAATLIAPSAVSYAQPPETAAAAIAFDKHAAQLVDLLAGRIAYADYFDPSFQTAVPEAQFQAITASLIAQYGPPVAVDSATSANGRAGTVMLRFEKGVGTIALEVGAGEGARVTGLRITGFTMAGDSFDRVTSEIAALPGATGFLVAELDGATIRPIAATQPDRQFAIGSTFKLYILDELAAQVAAGQRKWSDVVPLSHFSFSSSATGNWPKDTPVTLQTLANWMISVSDNGATDTLIHLLGRERIEARMRGTGHSDPSRNIPFLTTVEAFALKGDNFAAERTAFVAADDKAQRKLIETNKDRLTLANVDGVSFSGGPRFIHSLEWFASPTDIARAFIDLRARQSDTTMAAMAINNGVGPGAAKGWSYLGYKGGSELGVLSMSLLGQREADGKWVVVTMSWNNPDAAVSTETIAGLVTRLLALAAK; translated from the coding sequence ATGAAGCCCATGCTGACCGCCCTGCTCGCTGCGACGCTGATCGCCCCGTCGGCCGTGTCTTATGCCCAGCCGCCCGAAACGGCCGCCGCCGCCATCGCCTTTGACAAGCACGCTGCGCAGCTCGTCGACCTGCTCGCAGGGCGCATCGCCTATGCCGACTATTTCGACCCGTCCTTCCAGACCGCAGTGCCCGAGGCGCAGTTCCAGGCGATCACCGCCAGCCTGATCGCCCAATATGGCCCCCCGGTAGCCGTCGACAGCGCCACATCGGCCAATGGCCGCGCCGGAACGGTGATGCTCCGCTTCGAAAAGGGCGTCGGCACGATCGCGCTCGAAGTCGGCGCCGGCGAGGGCGCCCGCGTCACCGGGCTGCGGATCACCGGCTTCACCATGGCGGGCGACAGTTTCGACCGTGTAACAAGCGAGATCGCCGCGCTCCCCGGCGCCACCGGCTTCCTCGTCGCCGAACTCGACGGCGCGACGATCAGGCCCATCGCCGCCACGCAGCCCGACCGGCAATTCGCGATCGGCTCGACCTTCAAGCTCTACATTCTCGACGAACTGGCGGCCCAGGTCGCCGCCGGCCAGCGCAAATGGTCCGACGTCGTGCCGCTGTCGCACTTCAGCTTTTCGTCGAGCGCGACCGGCAACTGGCCGAAAGACACCCCGGTGACGCTCCAGACGCTCGCCAACTGGATGATCTCGGTCAGCGACAATGGCGCCACCGACACGCTGATCCACCTGCTCGGCCGCGAGAGGATCGAGGCGCGGATGCGCGGCACCGGCCACAGCGACCCGTCGCGTAACATCCCCTTCCTGACCACGGTCGAGGCCTTCGCGCTCAAGGGCGACAATTTCGCCGCCGAACGCACCGCCTTCGTCGCCGCCGACGACAAGGCGCAGCGCAAACTCATCGAAACGAACAAGGACCGGCTGACCCTCGCCAACGTCGATGGCGTCAGCTTCAGCGGCGGCCCGCGCTTCATCCACAGCCTCGAATGGTTCGCCAGCCCCACCGACATCGCCCGCGCCTTCATCGACCTGCGCGCGCGCCAGTCGGATACGACGATGGCAGCGATGGCGATCAACAACGGCGTCGGCCCCGGCGCGGCGAAGGGCTGGTCCTATCTCGGCTACAAGGGCGGCTCCGAGCTTGGTGTGCTGTCGATGAGCCTGCTCGGCCAGCGCGAGGCCGACGGCAAATGGGTCGTCGTCACGATGAGCTGGAACAACCCCGACGCGGCGGTCTCGACCGAAACGATCGCCGGGCTGGTCACGCGGCTGCTCGCGCTCGCCGCCAAATAA
- a CDS encoding NosD domain-containing protein yields the protein MRHSIKALIYASAAVAGTMAFAAPASAQATKTWISGVGDDANPCSRTAPCKTFAGAISKTAASGEISCLDPGGFGAVTITKAITIECDTTTAAILVSAGNGINVNAGVSDIVIISGIDFEGFGQGGRAVNILQAGGVVVRNSTVRGFRGGATGNAINFAPANAGSSLTVENVTMTANNGGIVVVPANGGLATVSVNNVRITGNTDSGVFIQPVNAGTTVKATVSNSLLADTGTALAATTSGNSIQLLVKDNVITGNSNGVVVAGSSLSSQLVGNRIAGNGIAIAAASGANLQSYGDNVIVANTTNGSFTGSVVKQ from the coding sequence ATGAGACATTCCATCAAAGCGCTGATTTACGCGTCCGCCGCGGTTGCCGGCACGATGGCCTTTGCCGCACCGGCATCGGCGCAGGCCACGAAGACCTGGATTTCGGGGGTCGGTGACGACGCCAATCCGTGCAGCCGCACCGCGCCGTGCAAGACCTTTGCCGGGGCGATTTCGAAGACCGCCGCCAGCGGCGAGATCAGCTGCCTTGATCCGGGCGGCTTTGGCGCGGTGACGATCACCAAGGCGATCACCATCGAATGCGACACGACGACCGCCGCCATCCTGGTTTCCGCCGGCAACGGCATCAACGTCAATGCGGGTGTGAGCGACATTGTCATCATCAGCGGCATCGATTTCGAAGGGTTCGGCCAGGGCGGACGCGCGGTGAACATCCTCCAGGCTGGCGGGGTGGTTGTGCGCAATTCGACCGTTCGCGGGTTCCGTGGGGGCGCCACCGGCAATGCGATCAATTTCGCCCCGGCCAATGCGGGAAGCTCGTTGACAGTCGAGAATGTGACGATGACGGCCAATAATGGCGGAATCGTCGTGGTTCCCGCGAACGGCGGCCTTGCGACGGTTTCGGTGAACAATGTCCGGATCACCGGCAACACCGATTCGGGCGTGTTCATCCAGCCGGTCAACGCAGGCACCACGGTCAAGGCGACGGTGTCCAACAGCCTGCTCGCCGATACCGGCACTGCGCTTGCAGCAACGACGTCGGGCAATTCGATCCAGTTGCTGGTCAAGGACAATGTCATCACCGGCAACAGCAATGGCGTGGTGGTTGCCGGCAGCAGCCTGTCGTCGCAGCTCGTCGGCAACCGCATCGCGGGCAACGGAATCGCCATCGCGGCCGCGAGCGGCGCCAATCTGCAATCCTATGGCGACAATGTCATCGTCGCCAACACGACGAACGGCAGTTTCACTGGCTCGGTCGTGAAGCAGTAA
- the hspQ gene encoding heat shock protein HspQ → MSESPMEFPASAPKAVVAPLIERARFAPGDIVRHRLFDFRGVVFDIDPVFSNSDEWYDAIPEGMRPAKEQPFYHLLAENEDSSYIAYVSQQNLVADGEHGPVDHPQIDAMFEWLDQGGYRLRAIHRH, encoded by the coding sequence ATGTCCGAATCTCCCATGGAATTCCCTGCCAGCGCCCCGAAGGCCGTCGTCGCCCCGCTGATCGAGCGCGCGCGCTTCGCGCCGGGCGATATCGTGCGTCACCGCCTGTTCGATTTCCGCGGCGTCGTCTTCGACATCGACCCCGTCTTTTCGAACAGCGACGAATGGTATGACGCGATTCCCGAGGGCATGCGCCCGGCGAAGGAGCAGCCCTTCTACCACCTGCTCGCCGAAAACGAGGATTCGTCCTATATCGCCTATGTCAGCCAGCAGAATCTCGTCGCCGACGGCGAGCATGGTCCGGTCGACCATCCGCAGATCGACGCGATGTTCGAATGGCTCGACCAGGGCGGCTATCGCCTCCGCGCGATCCACCGCCACTGA
- a CDS encoding RNA polymerase sigma factor, which produces MARFGPALARMARGYEADPDLRRDLEQDMQVALWRSFANFDGRCSLSTWVWRVAHNRATSHMLAHRRRNARGWMSIEDVDLATDAPSPFDATESDRAMALILSIIDRLDPPDRQILLLYLEGIASAEIGEVTGVSPDSVTTKIHRFKTMLTRRFAPGGAV; this is translated from the coding sequence ATGGCGCGCTTCGGCCCGGCGCTCGCCCGCATGGCGCGCGGCTATGAAGCCGACCCCGACCTGCGCCGCGATCTCGAACAGGATATGCAGGTCGCACTGTGGCGAAGCTTCGCCAATTTCGACGGGCGCTGTTCGCTGAGCACCTGGGTCTGGCGCGTCGCGCACAATCGTGCGACCTCGCACATGCTGGCACACCGCCGCCGCAACGCCCGCGGCTGGATGAGCATCGAGGATGTCGACCTCGCGACCGACGCCCCCTCCCCTTTCGACGCGACGGAAAGTGATCGGGCGATGGCGCTGATCCTGTCGATCATCGACCGCCTCGACCCGCCCGACCGCCAGATATTGCTGCTCTATCTCGAGGGGATAGCAAGCGCGGAGATTGGCGAGGTGACCGGCGTTTCGCCAGACTCCGTGACGACCAAGATCCACCGCTTCAAAACCATGCTCACGCGCCGCTTCGCGCCAGGAGGTGCCGTATGA
- a CDS encoding LysR family transcriptional regulator, translated as MKRTHLPLNALRVFDAAARHLSFTRAADELAVTPAAVGQQIRALEDMLGVVLFRRTPKGLELTGEADAGLDALRQGFLQFEESVRAMQAGQSSQSLTIAAPRDLTAKWLAPRLARYSQQAPDVRFTLVSADGGIDFTEANLDLAIFWSDGTGDHEGVALAEAMMVTVAGPGSASDTRIAWPGCPVDDGEPALRLGDAGLAIDAAANGLGQANVPAMLAEADIASGRVRLVREAFAVKRGYWLVAPTPQWRQAKVKALVAALTA; from the coding sequence ATGAAACGCACCCATTTGCCGCTCAACGCGCTGCGCGTATTCGATGCAGCGGCCCGCCACCTGAGCTTCACCCGCGCCGCCGACGAGCTGGCGGTGACCCCCGCCGCAGTCGGCCAGCAGATTCGCGCGCTCGAGGATATGCTGGGCGTGGTGCTGTTCCGCCGCACGCCCAAGGGGCTGGAACTGACCGGCGAAGCCGATGCCGGACTAGACGCGCTGCGCCAGGGGTTCCTGCAGTTCGAGGAATCGGTGCGCGCGATGCAGGCGGGGCAATCGTCGCAGTCGCTGACGATCGCCGCGCCGCGGGACCTGACCGCCAAATGGCTGGCACCGCGGCTCGCGCGTTACAGCCAGCAGGCGCCCGATGTGCGCTTTACCCTGGTGTCGGCGGACGGCGGGATCGATTTCACCGAAGCCAACCTCGACCTCGCGATCTTCTGGAGCGACGGCACGGGCGATCATGAGGGCGTCGCGCTGGCCGAGGCGATGATGGTGACTGTCGCTGGGCCGGGCAGCGCGAGCGACACGCGGATCGCCTGGCCGGGTTGCCCGGTCGACGACGGCGAACCCGCGCTGCGGCTGGGCGATGCGGGGCTGGCGATCGACGCCGCCGCCAACGGGCTGGGACAGGCGAACGTCCCCGCGATGCTCGCCGAGGCCGATATCGCCTCGGGCCGGGTGCGGCTGGTGCGCGAGGCCTTTGCCGTGAAGCGCGGTTACTGGCTGGTCGCGCCGACGCCGCAGTGGCGGCAGGCGAAGGTCAAGGCGCTGGTCGCGGCGCTGACGGCCTGA
- a CDS encoding GcrA family cell cycle regulator, with amino-acid sequence MSWTDERIESLRNMWEKGLTASQIADELGGVSRNAVIGKAHRLGLKSRPSPVKATEKAKPAKVAAPVAPKPAAPPPAPRAAAPAPVRPVAPVRPEPQPAPQTESDDESGVDAAPRKPDAPRIVSIGPGGFIRQGPGDQQAPIPPAPPRRLVPAKPSPEIAGKTTLLDLNDRICRWPMGHPGEPDFHFCGVAVNPGFPYCVEHCGRAYQAQLPRGTRRPPPPPPFGGPRVR; translated from the coding sequence ATGTCTTGGACCGACGAGCGCATCGAGAGCCTGCGCAACATGTGGGAAAAGGGGCTGACCGCCAGCCAGATCGCCGACGAACTCGGCGGAGTCAGCCGCAACGCGGTGATCGGCAAGGCGCATCGCCTGGGCCTGAAATCGCGCCCCTCGCCGGTGAAGGCGACCGAAAAGGCAAAGCCGGCAAAGGTCGCCGCACCGGTGGCTCCCAAGCCTGCGGCACCGCCGCCCGCGCCGCGCGCCGCGGCGCCGGCTCCCGTGCGCCCGGTCGCGCCCGTGCGCCCCGAACCGCAGCCCGCCCCCCAAACGGAGTCGGATGACGAAAGCGGCGTCGACGCCGCACCGCGCAAGCCCGACGCACCGCGTATCGTCTCGATTGGCCCCGGCGGCTTCATCCGCCAGGGTCCCGGCGACCAGCAGGCGCCGATTCCGCCCGCGCCGCCGCGCCGTCTGGTGCCCGCGAAGCCGAGCCCCGAGATCGCCGGCAAGACCACGTTGCTCGACCTCAACGACCGCATCTGCCGCTGGCCGATGGGGCACCCGGGCGAACCCGACTTCCATTTCTGCGGCGTCGCCGTGAACCCGGGCTTCCCCTATTGCGTCGAGCATTGCGGCCGCGCCTATCAGGCGCAGCTGCCGCGCGGCACCCGCCGCCCGCCGCCGCCGCCGCCGTTCGGAGGCCCCCGGGTCCGTTGA
- the parE gene encoding DNA topoisomerase IV subunit B, whose protein sequence is MSHDLFDGNTPATDSYNASQIEVLEGLEPVRRRPGMYIGGTDERALHHLAAEVIDNSMDEAVAGHANRIEVTLDAGNRLTVVDNGRGMPVDPHPKFPGKSALEVIMTMLHSGGKFEGKAYATSGGLHGVGVSVVNALSADTVIEVARNKLLYRQRFSRGAPQGGLEELGPTPNRRGTSVSFIPDPEIFGDHGRFKPQRLYRMARSKAYLFAGVEIRWKCAPELIGDDTPAEAVFQFPGGLADHLKEQIGTRECATAEPFIGRQDFPGDQGRAEWAIAWPLWSDGSYSWYCNTIPTPAGGTHEAGLRSALTKGLRGFGELIGQKKAAQITAEDVFNGGEMMLSVFIRDPQFQSQTKDRLSSPEAARLTENAVRDHFDHFLSDNMDRGRALLGLILERMDERLKRKAEREVKRKTATSGRKLRLPGKLTDCANDGPEGTELFIVEGDSAGGSAKQARNRKTQAILPIRGKILNVASASNDKIRANTEIADLALALGCGMRKDCDSDRLRYEKIVIMTDADVDGAHIATLLMTFFFQEMPDIVRNGHVYLAQPPLYRLTAGNVTAYARDDAHRAELEATQFKGKKVDVGRFKGLGEMNPNQLKETTMDPATRSMLRVTLPQEYEERHLVKDLVDRLMGKHPEHRFQFIQANAATLDEAAIDA, encoded by the coding sequence ATGAGTCACGATTTGTTCGACGGCAACACGCCCGCCACCGACAGCTACAACGCCTCGCAGATCGAGGTGCTCGAAGGGCTCGAACCCGTGCGCCGCCGCCCCGGCATGTACATTGGCGGCACCGACGAACGCGCGCTCCACCATCTCGCCGCCGAAGTGATCGACAACAGCATGGACGAGGCGGTCGCCGGCCATGCCAACCGCATCGAAGTCACGCTCGACGCGGGCAATCGCCTGACCGTGGTCGACAACGGCCGCGGCATGCCCGTCGATCCGCACCCCAAATTCCCCGGCAAGTCGGCGCTCGAGGTCATCATGACCATGCTCCATTCGGGCGGCAAGTTCGAGGGCAAGGCCTATGCGACCTCGGGCGGCCTGCACGGCGTCGGGGTCAGCGTCGTCAACGCGCTGTCGGCCGACACGGTGATCGAGGTCGCGCGCAACAAATTGCTGTACCGCCAGCGTTTTTCACGGGGTGCGCCGCAGGGCGGACTCGAAGAACTCGGCCCCACCCCCAACCGGCGCGGCACCAGCGTATCGTTCATCCCCGATCCTGAAATCTTCGGCGACCACGGGCGTTTCAAGCCGCAGCGCCTCTATCGCATGGCGCGCTCGAAAGCCTATCTGTTTGCCGGGGTGGAAATCCGCTGGAAATGCGCCCCCGAACTGATCGGCGACGACACCCCCGCCGAAGCGGTGTTCCAGTTCCCCGGCGGCCTCGCCGACCATCTGAAGGAACAGATCGGTACCCGCGAATGCGCGACCGCCGAGCCTTTTATCGGACGCCAGGACTTTCCGGGCGATCAGGGCCGCGCCGAATGGGCGATCGCCTGGCCTTTGTGGTCCGACGGGTCGTACAGCTGGTATTGCAACACCATCCCGACCCCCGCCGGCGGCACCCACGAAGCCGGGCTGCGCTCGGCGCTGACCAAGGGGCTCCGCGGTTTCGGCGAGTTGATCGGGCAGAAGAAGGCGGCGCAGATCACCGCCGAGGACGTCTTCAATGGCGGCGAGATGATGCTCTCGGTCTTCATCCGCGATCCGCAGTTCCAGAGCCAGACCAAGGACCGGCTGTCGAGTCCCGAAGCGGCGCGCCTCACCGAAAATGCGGTGCGCGACCATTTCGACCATTTCCTGTCGGACAATATGGACCGGGGCCGCGCGCTGCTGGGCCTCATCCTCGAACGCATGGACGAGCGCCTGAAGCGCAAGGCCGAGCGCGAAGTGAAACGCAAGACCGCGACCAGCGGCCGCAAGCTCCGCCTGCCGGGCAAGCTTACCGACTGCGCCAATGACGGTCCCGAAGGCACCGAATTGTTCATCGTCGAGGGCGACAGCGCGGGCGGCAGCGCCAAACAGGCGCGCAACCGCAAGACGCAGGCGATCCTGCCGATCCGCGGCAAGATCCTCAATGTCGCGAGCGCCAGCAACGACAAGATCCGCGCCAACACCGAAATCGCCGACCTTGCGCTCGCGCTCGGCTGCGGGATGCGCAAGGACTGCGATTCCGACCGGCTGCGCTACGAAAAGATCGTCATCATGACCGACGCCGACGTCGACGGCGCGCATATCGCGACCTTGCTGATGACCTTCTTCTTTCAGGAAATGCCCGACATCGTGCGCAACGGCCATGTCTATCTGGCGCAGCCGCCGCTCTATCGCCTGACCGCGGGCAATGTGACCGCCTATGCCCGCGACGACGCGCACCGCGCCGAACTCGAAGCAACGCAGTTCAAGGGCAAGAAGGTCGACGTCGGCCGCTTCAAGGGCTTGGGAGAAATGAACCCCAACCAGTTGAAAGAAACGACGATGGATCCCGCGACCCGCTCGATGCTGCGCGTCACGCTGCCGCAGGAATATGAGGAACGCCATCTGGTCAAAGACCTCGTCGACCGGCTGATGGGCAAGCATCCCGAGCACCGCTTCCAGTTCATCCAGGCCAATGCCGCGACCCTCGACGAGGCGGCGATCGACGCCTGA
- a CDS encoding ABC transporter permease produces the protein MNDQPQISRPDSGTMSGEFAATPRFAEPGVPHIRTLNVPGMQALYVKEVRRFFKVQLQTIWAPAITTLLFLVIFTVALGGAGRTVIGVPFADFVAPGLIMMAMLQNSFANSSFSLLVGKIQGTIVDYLMPPLAVGELIIALIGAAVTRAILVGCALWLAMLLWPNVHVVPDHLWAVAVFGVLGASMLGFLGLITSVWAEKFDHAAAVTNFVVTPLALLSGTFYAIDRLAPAFQSVAHANPVYYAIMGFRYGFIGTVDSTITNPVLTAILVLVGVNVALGVVTYRLLASGWKLKA, from the coding sequence ATGAACGACCAGCCCCAAATTTCGCGCCCCGACTCGGGCACCATGTCGGGAGAATTCGCCGCGACCCCGCGCTTTGCGGAGCCGGGCGTCCCGCATATCCGGACGCTCAACGTGCCCGGCATGCAGGCCCTATATGTCAAAGAGGTGCGGCGCTTTTTCAAGGTGCAGCTGCAAACAATCTGGGCGCCGGCGATCACCACGCTTCTTTTTCTGGTGATATTCACCGTCGCGCTGGGCGGGGCGGGGCGCACCGTCATCGGCGTGCCCTTCGCCGATTTCGTCGCGCCGGGGCTGATCATGATGGCGATGCTGCAGAACAGCTTTGCCAATAGCTCCTTTTCTCTGCTCGTCGGCAAGATCCAGGGGACGATCGTCGACTATCTGATGCCGCCGCTCGCCGTCGGCGAATTGATCATCGCGCTGATCGGCGCGGCGGTGACGCGGGCGATCCTGGTCGGATGCGCGCTGTGGCTCGCGATGCTGCTGTGGCCGAACGTCCATGTCGTGCCCGACCATTTGTGGGCGGTCGCGGTGTTCGGCGTGCTGGGGGCTTCGATGCTCGGTTTCCTCGGCCTGATCACTTCGGTGTGGGCCGAGAAGTTCGACCATGCCGCCGCGGTGACCAATTTTGTCGTCACCCCGCTCGCGCTGCTCTCGGGCACTTTCTATGCGATCGACCGGCTGGCGCCGGCCTTCCAGTCCGTGGCGCATGCGAACCCGGTCTATTATGCGATCATGGGGTTCCGCTACGGGTTCATCGGCACCGTCGATTCGACGATCACGAACCCGGTGCTGACCGCGATTCTCGTGCTCGTCGGGGTCAATGTCGCGCTGGGCGTTGTGACCTATCGCCTGCTGGCGTCGGGCTGGAAGCTGAAGGCGTAA